The Branchiostoma floridae strain S238N-H82 chromosome 7, Bfl_VNyyK, whole genome shotgun sequence region CTCTTCAGGCATATCATTGTCAATGACAAATACAAGTTCTTGTACTGCTACATACCAAAGGTGGCCTGTTCCAACTGGAAGAAGGTTATCAAAGTTTTGGACGGTAAAATCGAACACGTCGAGAAGAAGGTAAAGATGGACCATCGGAAAGACCTGGTGTTTTTATCGGACTTGCCACCAGATCAAGTTAAAAGTCGCCTGGAGAGTTACTACAAGTTTATGTTTGTGCGTGACCCAACGCAGCGCTTGCTGTCAGCATATCGGGACAAATTCGCCAATAAGGCTATCGTGGATTTTCCTCTGAGATACGGGAAGGACATTATCAGGAAGTATCGTGCCAACGCGCCCGAGAACGTCAATGGAACAGACGTTACGTTTTCAGAGTTTGTCCATTATCTATCCGACACCGATCCACGGGATATGAACGAACACTGGCAGCCCTTCACCAAGCTCTGCCAGCCCTGCTCCATCCAGTATGACTTCATCGGAACGCAGGAAAACTTGGAGGCAGACGCCGATCACGTCCTACGGGCCGTCGGCGCCCCACCAAGCATCAGGTTCCCCCGGCGACAGCCGTGGTACAAGCCCACCGACAAGAATGTGCTGCGGCAGTACCTGTCAGAAGTGCCACCGCAGTTCCTAAAGGATCTCATACCAAAGTACAGCATGGATTATATGATGTTTGCATACCCAATTCCTGAGCTTGACACAATTTAACGGTGGTATGATACCACAACCCAGAGCTGAGCAATGATAGCTATAATACCCGTTTCTGAACTGTTCCCTTAGTAACGCTTATGTGATACCAACCCTGAGCTGAACACTATTAAATGCTGGTATGATATCTATTAGGTCAGCAACTGGATTTAATTTTCAACTTTGCTGGACTAGAAAAGAAGGGTTTTTCCCTAGAACTGTCATAGAGTGGAAGTCattgccaccaagtacagtaggagcATACTTATTGGATAGCTTTAAACGatgcttgcagttagatgtgcaaattTAGGCTAGGTGAGACGGGTCATTACAACCCAGAGCTGAGCAATGATAGCTATAATACCCGTTTCTGAACTGTTCCCTTAGTAACGCTTATGTGATACCAACCCTGAGCTGAACACTATTAAATGCTGGTATGATATCTATTAGGTCAGCAACTGGATTTAATTTTCAACTTTGCTGGACTAGAAAAGAAGGGTTTTTCCCTAGAACTGTCATAGAGTGGAAGTCattgccaccaagtacagtaggagcATACTTATTGGATAGCTTTAAACGatgcttgcagttagatgtgcaaattTAGGCTAGGTGAGACGGGtcattcggtgtaatataaccagctgctgcagtgttgcgtgcctgcaaagctggtgtattaTGTCGAATGACAGTTATATTAGTAATAGATAAGAGTTgttattcaattcaattttattGGGAATCAACTGGAAGTGTACAATGTTGAAAGCATGTCCACTGAATTGTGTTGATGGGTTCTTACAAACCAAATGGCAATATGGATAATCAGTCATGTGGATTTGTGGACACAGAATTAATTTATTCTTTATTGTGTAGTCAATGTAGTACCGAAAAAAGATCCAAGTCTTAACATCAATCTGGTATTCCAGTCTACATATTTCTTGGCCGAGTCCAGAGCTGGCAATACTCTACACATGAGAAAATGATAGGACAAGTACCTTTATACTCCATGGATTCCCTTCAACAAGTGCCTTTCGTCACTGTGTATGTTGAAAATAGATGTGCATATTCTTATAATGAAGAAATTCTCTATTTTGTCACCTTGTAAATGAGTGCCAAAACCAGTCCATTGTTTGTAATGAGATTATTGATGAAATACCCATGTGCCATGTTCACATCGCCATCTATtgtatactactagtacttctcGCAGAATTGAACATTTATTACTGAGAACACTTCTCACTTAGTCCACAGTGCCAGTGGTCAGTTTTGATGCCAACATTTGATGTTAAGAATGATTGCAATATTACAGTATGTCTCTGTAGATTCAATGTTTATAGAAGTATGTTGTGAAAAATAGCTTTATGAAGCTACACATTATGAAATCGTGCCATCTCTAGTATTATGGACTACCTTTGCCGTTTAGAAATTATGTATTGTAGAAATTTTATTGCAATGTATGCCAGGCCTTCTCTGATCTAAAGCTTGTATAGATGGTGACTCCTATGGAGTTAGGAGCTGTGTTTTATCCTCCTACATAATCATGAATGCCTCAAGATGGGGAAAAGGCTGAGACTACTTCTCATTTTGTTATCATGCTTTTGGCAATTCACATTTTTTTAGCGTACATAGTATACTTGTAGGCTCGCCAATCATGCTTGTGTGTAATGTTAAGCCTGACCAGATTTCTTGCCATTATTTGGAAAGGTGCTAATtatgatatgtaaagatatttcAGTTTTAATCATGCCTCTAGGACAGAAATATGGCAGCCTCAGTAAACTAACcaggctgatactcaggctaggatagaaacacatcatttttaagttttaaaaaaatccatctGTACAACTAGATAGATACAGAGACTACTTGCagatgtttcgagtgacatccatgaatttacacacatctacatgtagtggTTACAAGAGAACGTTGCGAATTGGTGACTTAGATATGGTCAACTGGTTTGGTTTTTTTACAGTTACAtgttacgtacatgtacttgtaatatTGTTCTACCAGTTTGTTCTAGTTATGCTGAATTGAAGAAGAGTTATGGATGTCACTAGctcgaaacgtctggaagtaatctccaaatcttatccagttgttgaTATGCTGTTTACTTGGATATCTAACTTCATAGACGTATCATTTTTGTATAGATGTTACATGGTGCCTTCAATGTAAAGTTGCCTCATTTTTAGCTACATTAGAGAACTGTAGCTGTAAAAAAATTGCTTGtacaaatatgtattttatCCCAGATTTACTGCTatttatttgctcatttttgtttgttgctaCTTTGCTTgccattaacgttattatcaggAGTgtgaaaaaacatttttagatGTTGCAGATTTTAACATCCCTTTACCTTATCCAGACTTCCTAATAAGAAGCATGTGCCAAATGAACATTTGGGCACTtaattgcaaataaaacaagtCTATTTTATTTAAATGACATCCTTGTATACTTGACTTCTGAGTCTTTTTCACATTTAGATGTGTAATATTAACATTAATCGTTTCCAGTTTAATATAAACAACAtcacattttgtgttttatgtGGATGCCCTCACTAACAATTCCCCCAAATTTCAGACAGATGTTTTACTGACCGCATCAGTACCCCCGCCAGGAGAACTTTACtctgttattaaaggtaagccATAGGAAGTTAGGACAACCCCCGTGCACAAAATACGCCACACATCTGCTTAGAAGTGTTTGTAGTTTTAATTGCACATGCTGGGTGGCGCTGttgtacaagtacatgtgttGTACGTGCGGTTCCACTCGTGTTTTAATTTACTACTCGTAAATTTCAGTATTTGAGTCGCCATGCGGACATAACAAGGGGAAACGGACGATAGTAAGGTACGTGTAAAGATTTGCTATGAGATTTTGGCAGATATGGATGTAGAATTATGCTGCCGTTCGTATATTTTGAtctggtggggaggggggcatcatgATGACCATAGTTTGACCTCTTGCTCTTGTAAACATCCATCAGGAAATGTTGAAGATTAGAGCCATGGCGTTCCCTGTCGTTGTTAAGAATACATCAGGTGTAATACATCAAATGTAGTGTTAATTCACCGTAACCGGCCACGGAAGTCAAACTGCATGTTGGCCCAAAGTCATGGACAGAAAACACGTGTTGTTGTGTAACTGACCTGGTTACAAACTCAGTCTCAAGTAAGGCTTCAGACTGTGTGTATgtaggtgggtgggtgtgtttgcgtgtctgtgtatgtgtccatgtgtcattgtgtgtgtgtccatgtgtcatcgtgtgtgtgtccatgtgtcatttgtgtgtgtgtctatgtgcaTGCGCTTCCTCCTGTTTGAGGGGGTGTCATCCATCTCTGATCACCTTGTGTTTCAAGTTTAGCAAATACTTCAGTATTCCATTGTTGCGCTCTAACAACTAAGTTTACTTTCCCTTCTATACAGGGTCTCAGTTCTGTGGGATTCTCAGGGAGAGCTCCATAAGGGACTCTACTCAGGACAAAACAACTTATTCAGGGAGCATGTCCTAGGCGAAGCAGTCTTGATCACGTGGGAACAGGACGGGCCAAGATGTTCTCTTCATTATCCTCCAAGGTGCTGAAGAATTTGTGTAATTATAAGAATGTTTTCCCAGATGTGCGAGGGTCAGGCATTTTGATTACCTTAGGCCACATCAATACTCGTTTCTCAAGAAAACTTTCCTTAAGTTCTCCCGTACTTGTGAGAACTCTCCGTTACCTGGGTCAGCCGACCTCGCAGACCCACCCTCACCTCGTGCGACCCGGGGAGGTCACCGCGGGAATCCAGCAGGAGGAATTCCGCCGGCGCCGAGGTCAGCTGATGTCCGCCGTCAAGGAGCATCATGGGAAACAGAGTAGACACGTCGTTATCATCGTGTCCAGCCCGGTAAAGTACATGGCCGTGGACGTACCCTACCCTTTCCGACAGGACCCAAACTTCCTCTACCTCAGCGGGTTCAAGGAACCCAACAGTGTGCTAGTGCTCGAATCTTGCCCTGGAGATTCTCCGACCAATCACAGAGCGACGCTGCTGGTTCCCGAGCGGAATCCCGAGCGCGAGCTGTGGGACGGACCGCGCTCCGGCACGGACGGGGCCCTGCAGCTGACCGGAGTGGACCAAACGTTGAAAATTGACGACCTCGGCAGGTTCCTGGTCCAGTTCAGGACTCAGGATTGGACGGTGTGGTTTGACCACCTCAAACCGGTTCACAGACAGCTGTGCGAACAGATCAAGACGTCGCTTCTCCAGCCGAGAACGCTGGAGAGCAAAGCACCAACTCAGCAGGTGAGTAGCATGCAATattagtccagtggttagcggccctatctctggaactagaagccgtgagtccGATTCCAGCTGTGTCGCCCACCTGACAAGCACGCTACCGTAAATAGGATTGccgtccttaggacgggacgttaagccgtggtccactgttcattgtgcttctAGAAAAGAGCCAGAGGAATTTTCCTGGTTgaaagaacctgtaaatactgtatgtaGCATTGACAGTCTTCTCTGTCTCGACCAGTGGAAAATTAGCTGTTTTGTGagttaatcatcatcatcatcacatcattCCATGcaagtactgcagccaggccacggccacggccttctcattAGGTTCCCTACTGGTAATTAGCAGTAGTAGCACGTTGTGTAGCAATTGGTTTCCCGCAAGGGATTGACAGGGGCATCACATGAAGTTTTTCTATTAGTTGATCTGGTTCGATATCACTTCTTTCACCTTCAGGTGAGCAGGTTCGTGCAGCAGCTCCGATTGGTCAAGTCTTACAGCGAGGTGGCTCTGATGAAGAAAGCGTCGGACATCACGGCGCAGGCCTTCACAGAGGCGATGCGGTTCTCATTTCCCGGCGTTAGCGAGGCCCAGCTGCAGGGGAAGCTGGACTACGAGTGTCGCATGGACGGGGCGGACATGCTGGCGTACCCGCCGGTGGTCGCCGGGGGCAACCGGGCAAACACGCTCCACTACATCAGCAATAATCAGGTGGGTATGGAGAACACAAACACGCTCCACTACATCAGCAATAATCAGGTGGGTATGGAGAACACAAACACGCTCCACTACATCAGCAATAATCAGGTGGGTATGGAGAACACAAACACGCTCCACTACATCAGTAATAATCAGCTGGGTACGTAGAAAACTATGACTGTATGAGTACTAGTTGTGAACAGATACTCAGAACATATTGAGCATACAgtatatagcctggtatcctaTCCTTTTATACCTGCTGTGTCTCTCTCGTCCGTTTTGGTCAATATTGCATCAGACCTACAGCCATTGCATATctctttaaagaaaactttgaACCTACGAatggcgttcaataagtaataactctgactcatttcccttagcaggagattaatgaaacttggcacagttattagtctttctcttcataggaaccacccagagttatgaatttctcccatcgtttgatgcagctctggacaccgtttttgtaggacaccccagggtggtcctccaacagatgcctcatcaatggcagaagaggaacgaccaggtctgggagctgttttcacagacttccggccatgtttgaattcaggatgccagcgctttacaaggtcatatgatggggcatcatcaccattagtttctttcatttcatcaaaagtctcctttggtgtgcgtcctttcaaatacaaaaaccggatcactgcgcgacactcaactggctccatttcacacctggtccattacacacctaactcagttcaaacaccagtaaatcagaaaccacaattagttcagagctcttttttgcaacataaactatagagatataaatcattacacatgcaaaatttaatccagatcaaacaactgaaagtgggtcagagttattacttattgaacgcccctcgtataatGCTAAAATTATGTACAGGATATCAATCATAGATAAACAAAGATGACCTTAAATGCTTATGTTCTGTTTATGGGCTATGTCAATCTGGCCCGGTATACAAAGCTATAATAGCTGCTGATTGTCTTTTGTTCTTTCCGCAAGAGCAAGACAAGAAAGAGTCAGAACCTGAGATAGATTTGAATACCAGGCTATAGTGTGATTCCTATCAAAGATCATGCTCTCCTTGCTGTGTTCAGTACCTAGCAGCCCACTTCCTTACATTGGAATGCTCACAAAGGGAGGTATACATAGGTAGttaggttgttttttttaggtAGTTAGGTTTACTTTTTGTTGAAGGTGAGGGAGAGAactttgtgtcatttttgtgtaTCTGTTTACCAACAACCCCAGGTTATAAACGATGGGGAGCTGGTGCTGGTGGACGCAGGCTGCGAGTACCACGGTTACGTCTGTGACATCACCAGGACCTGGCCAATCAGTGGCAAGTTCACGGAGCCACAGAGACAGGTCAGGAGACTTTAATGTTTATGATAAGTGCCATTTTTTGTATTGATGAGAGAGTAAGTACTCAACTGTACATGCTGAAATTTTTGCCATGGGTAAATGTTTATGATTTTCACGGTAGcctcttcactgcaaacttagaATCACTGTGAAAATGCTTCTTCAGTCTTCTGCCCCATTACCCACTTGTTTGAGCTTGAGCTTTGATGTACAAACCACCGCAACCTTTCTATTTTTTCCATACTGTGACACAAATCCCTGCAAACGTAAGGCATTTGCAGTGTTTGCCATGTATTAGCATAGCTGTATGGTTCCATCTGAAAAACAGTGTGTACATAGATGAATGGCGGTTTGTCGTGCTTGTTTAACCTGGGTAAAAAGCACTAGTGCATTTTATAATGTTTTCATCTTGTTTTAATCTTGCACCTGACTTTGTGCTTAACCTTGTGTTGTTAGCTGTATGAGGCCGTCCTGAGCATCCAGAA contains the following coding sequences:
- the LOC118419511 gene encoding carbohydrate sulfotransferase 14-like; this encodes MLWGRRGSRLLLGLGGLAVLSMLMTWIVLGRSPQTRRRLVPAWDRGTSAPRPEDRAEAPAHTQDFQVQRDIQNYTIQSVCSREGMPRSPYNLEPWEQKTLFRHIIVNDKYKFLYCYIPKVACSNWKKVIKVLDGKIEHVEKKVKMDHRKDLVFLSDLPPDQVKSRLESYYKFMFVRDPTQRLLSAYRDKFANKAIVDFPLRYGKDIIRKYRANAPENVNGTDVTFSEFVHYLSDTDPRDMNEHWQPFTKLCQPCSIQYDFIGTQENLEADADHVLRAVGAPPSIRFPRRQPWYKPTDKNVLRQYLSEVPPQFLKDLIPKYSMDYMMFAYPIPELDTI
- the LOC118419343 gene encoding xaa-Pro aminopeptidase 3-like: MFSSLSSKVLKNLCNYKNVFPDVRGSGILITLGHINTRFSRKLSLSSPVLVRTLRYLGQPTSQTHPHLVRPGEVTAGIQQEEFRRRRGQLMSAVKEHHGKQSRHVVIIVSSPVKYMAVDVPYPFRQDPNFLYLSGFKEPNSVLVLESCPGDSPTNHRATLLVPERNPERELWDGPRSGTDGALQLTGVDQTLKIDDLGRFLVQFRTQDWTVWFDHLKPVHRQLCEQIKTSLLQPRTLESKAPTQQVSRFVQQLRLVKSYSEVALMKKASDITAQAFTEAMRFSFPGVSEAQLQGKLDYECRMDGADMLAYPPVVAGGNRANTLHYISNNQVINDGELVLVDAGCEYHGYVCDITRTWPISGKFTEPQRQLYEAVLSIQKTCLNLCRPEISLDHIYTVMLNLIGMKLKDLGIVRDKEGHELTQPGRYCPHHISHYLGMDVHDTPDMSRSSKLAGIYVKEDDQSAPPEFRGIGIRIEDDVLITDGDPQILTRNCPKEVHEIEQLMA